From Segatella copri, the proteins below share one genomic window:
- the rpoC gene encoding DNA-directed RNA polymerase subunit beta': MAFKKDTKVKNNFTKITIGLASPEEILENSYGEVTKPETINYRTYKPERDGLFCERIFGPTKDYECACGKYKRIRYKGIVCDRCGVEVTEKKVRRERSGHIELVVPVAHIWYFRSLPNKIGYLLGMPTKKLDAVIYYEKYVVIQPGILEGKTDADGLELNGSHKLDLLSEDEYMALLDQYDPNGDNELLDDTDPNKFIAKMGAEAIYQLLQNVDLDSLSYELRDRANNDSSQQRKTEALKRLQVVEGFRASKGINKPEWMIMKIIPVTPPELRPLVPLDGGRFATSDLNDLYRRVIIRNNRLKRLVEIKAPEVILRNEKRMLQEAVDSLFDNSRKSSAVKSESNRPLKSLSDSLKGKQGRFRQNLLGKRVDYSARSVIVVGPELKMGECGLPKLMAAELYKPFIIRKLIERGIVKTVKSAKKIVDRREPVIWDILENVMKGHPVMLNRAPTLHRLGIQAFQPKMIEGKAIQLHPLACTAFNADFDGDQMAVHLPLSNEAVLEAQILMLQSHNILNPANGAPITVPSQDMVLGLYYITKIRPGAKGEGLTFYGPEEALIARNEGRCDLHALIKVVVDDLVDGTIQKRMVETSVGRVIVNGIIPDEVGFFNDVISKKTLRGLISNVIKAVGMAKACEFLDGIKNLGYRMAYVAGLSFNLGDIIIPPEKEAIVERGRKEVEEITNNYNMGFITNKERYNQVIDAWTHVNTDLGNILMKEMTEADQGFNAVYMMLDSGARGSKDQIKQLSGMRGLMAKPQKAGAEGAQIIENPILSNFKEGMSVLEYFIASHGARKGLADTAMKTADAGYLTRRLVDVSHDVIITEEDCGTLRGLVCTALKNGDEIISSLYERILGRVSVHDVIHPTTGELIVKSGEEITEAKAKAIDESPIESVEIRSVLTCESKKGVCMKCYGRNLATARMVQLGEAVGVIAAQAIGEPGTQLTLRTFHAGGIASNAAANAKIAAKNKSRIEFDELSTVPFVEEDEEGNDIKCEKVVSHLAEIRFVDPNTNIVLATLNVPYGSSLYHKEGEIVEKDTVIARWDPFNAVIVSQYAGTLKFNDVQKDQTYRAEVDETTGLEEKIITDSKNKAMVPSCDVIDANGEILGTYNFPVGGHLAVEDGQTINTGEVLVKIPRAVGGAGDITGGLPRVTELLEARNPSNPAVVSEIDGEVTMGKVKRGNREIIVTSKTGDQKKYLVSLSKQILVQEHDAVRAGTPLSDGSVTPGDILAIMGPTAVQEYIVNQIQDVYRLQGVAINDKHFEVVVRQMMRKVRIDDPGDTTFLEQELVDKLDFAEENDRIWGKKVVTDGGDSESLKPGQIITARRLRDENSALKRRDLKLVQVRDAVSATSTQILQGITRAALGTKSFMSAASFQETTKVLNEAAIRGKVDYLEGMKENVICGHLIPAGTGLRQWDKLIVGSKEEYERMQANKKNVLDYADSPIGE, translated from the coding sequence ATGGCTTTCAAAAAAGATACAAAGGTAAAGAATAATTTTACGAAGATTACCATCGGTCTCGCTTCGCCAGAGGAGATCTTGGAAAATTCGTATGGTGAGGTTACTAAACCGGAAACCATTAATTATCGTACATATAAGCCGGAGCGTGATGGCTTGTTCTGCGAGCGTATTTTTGGTCCTACTAAGGACTATGAATGCGCCTGCGGCAAGTACAAGCGTATCCGTTATAAGGGAATCGTCTGCGACCGATGTGGTGTAGAGGTTACAGAGAAGAAAGTTCGTCGTGAACGCTCAGGTCACATTGAGCTTGTCGTACCTGTTGCTCATATTTGGTATTTCCGTTCTCTTCCAAATAAGATTGGTTACCTTTTGGGTATGCCGACCAAGAAACTAGATGCTGTCATTTACTACGAGAAGTATGTAGTTATCCAGCCTGGTATTCTTGAGGGAAAGACTGATGCTGATGGTCTTGAATTGAACGGTTCTCACAAACTTGATCTCTTGTCAGAAGATGAATATATGGCTCTTCTTGACCAGTATGATCCTAATGGTGACAATGAACTTTTGGACGATACTGACCCAAATAAGTTTATAGCAAAAATGGGTGCTGAAGCAATTTATCAGTTGCTCCAGAATGTAGACCTTGACTCTTTGTCATACGAACTCCGCGATCGCGCAAATAACGATTCAAGTCAGCAGCGTAAAACTGAGGCTCTGAAGCGTCTGCAAGTTGTAGAAGGTTTCCGTGCTAGTAAAGGTATTAACAAGCCAGAATGGATGATCATGAAGATTATTCCTGTTACTCCACCTGAGCTTCGTCCGTTGGTACCATTGGATGGTGGTCGTTTTGCAACATCAGACTTGAATGACCTCTATCGTCGTGTGATTATCCGTAACAACCGTTTGAAGAGATTGGTTGAAATCAAGGCTCCTGAGGTTATTCTTCGTAACGAGAAGCGTATGTTGCAGGAGGCTGTTGACAGTTTGTTCGACAACTCACGCAAGAGTTCTGCAGTAAAGAGTGAGAGCAATCGTCCTTTGAAGTCACTCTCTGACTCTTTAAAGGGTAAGCAGGGTCGTTTCCGTCAGAACTTGCTGGGTAAGCGTGTTGACTATTCTGCCCGTTCTGTAATCGTTGTAGGTCCAGAGTTGAAGATGGGTGAGTGTGGTCTTCCAAAACTGATGGCTGCAGAGCTTTACAAACCATTTATCATTCGTAAGTTGATAGAGCGTGGTATCGTAAAGACTGTAAAAAGTGCCAAGAAGATTGTTGATCGTCGCGAGCCAGTTATCTGGGATATTCTTGAAAATGTAATGAAGGGTCATCCGGTTATGTTGAACCGTGCCCCTACGCTTCACCGACTCGGTATCCAGGCATTCCAGCCTAAGATGATTGAGGGTAAGGCTATTCAGTTGCATCCATTGGCATGTACAGCGTTCAACGCCGACTTCGATGGTGACCAGATGGCTGTTCACCTCCCATTGAGTAATGAGGCTGTTCTGGAGGCTCAAATCCTGATGCTTCAGAGTCATAACATTCTCAACCCAGCTAATGGTGCGCCTATCACCGTTCCTTCTCAGGATATGGTGCTTGGTCTTTACTATATTACTAAGATTCGTCCAGGTGCAAAGGGTGAGGGCTTGACATTCTATGGTCCTGAAGAGGCATTGATTGCTCGTAACGAGGGCCGATGTGATCTTCATGCTTTGATTAAGGTTGTAGTTGACGACTTGGTTGATGGTACAATCCAGAAACGAATGGTAGAAACTTCTGTTGGACGTGTCATCGTTAATGGTATCATTCCTGATGAAGTTGGCTTCTTCAATGATGTGATTTCCAAGAAAACCCTCCGTGGTTTGATTTCTAATGTTATCAAGGCTGTTGGTATGGCTAAGGCTTGTGAATTCCTTGATGGAATCAAGAACTTAGGTTATCGTATGGCTTATGTCGCAGGATTGTCATTCAACCTTGGTGATATTATTATTCCACCAGAGAAGGAAGCTATTGTTGAGCGCGGTCGCAAGGAGGTTGAGGAAATTACCAATAACTATAATATGGGTTTCATCACCAACAAGGAACGATACAACCAGGTTATTGATGCGTGGACTCACGTAAATACAGATTTGGGTAATATCTTGATGAAGGAGATGACCGAAGCTGACCAGGGATTCAACGCCGTATACATGATGCTTGATTCCGGAGCCCGTGGTTCTAAGGATCAGATTAAGCAGTTGTCTGGTATGCGTGGTTTGATGGCTAAACCTCAGAAGGCTGGTGCAGAGGGCGCGCAGATCATTGAGAACCCTATCCTTTCTAACTTTAAGGAGGGTATGTCTGTATTGGAGTACTTTATCGCTTCTCACGGTGCCCGTAAGGGTCTTGCTGATACCGCTATGAAGACTGCCGATGCTGGTTATTTGACTCGTCGTCTTGTAGACGTTTCTCACGATGTTATTATCACCGAAGAGGATTGTGGTACATTGCGTGGCTTGGTTTGTACAGCTTTAAAGAATGGTGATGAGATTATTTCATCTCTTTATGAGCGTATTTTGGGTCGTGTTTCTGTGCATGATGTTATTCATCCAACAACTGGTGAACTGATTGTCAAATCTGGTGAAGAAATCACCGAGGCTAAGGCAAAGGCTATTGATGAATCTCCTATCGAGAGTGTTGAAATTCGTTCGGTTCTCACCTGTGAGAGCAAAAAGGGTGTCTGCATGAAGTGCTATGGCCGTAACTTGGCAACAGCCCGTATGGTACAGTTGGGTGAAGCCGTTGGTGTCATCGCTGCTCAAGCTATTGGTGAGCCTGGTACACAGTTGACTCTCCGTACATTCCACGCCGGTGGTATTGCATCTAATGCTGCTGCCAATGCTAAGATTGCTGCGAAGAATAAGTCTCGTATCGAGTTTGACGAGTTGAGCACAGTACCATTCGTAGAGGAAGACGAGGAAGGAAACGATATCAAGTGCGAAAAGGTAGTAAGCCACTTGGCTGAAATCCGTTTCGTGGATCCTAATACAAACATCGTTCTTGCAACTTTGAATGTTCCTTACGGTTCTTCATTGTATCACAAGGAGGGTGAAATCGTAGAGAAGGATACCGTTATCGCCCGTTGGGATCCATTCAACGCCGTTATCGTCAGCCAGTATGCGGGTACATTGAAGTTCAATGACGTTCAGAAGGATCAGACTTACCGTGCTGAGGTCGATGAGACTACAGGTTTGGAGGAGAAGATTATCACCGATTCCAAGAATAAGGCAATGGTTCCATCTTGTGATGTTATCGATGCTAATGGTGAAATCCTTGGTACATACAACTTCCCTGTAGGTGGTCACTTGGCAGTTGAGGATGGACAGACAATTAATACCGGTGAGGTTTTGGTTAAGATTCCTCGTGCTGTAGGTGGTGCAGGTGATATCACTGGTGGTCTCCCTCGTGTAACTGAGCTTCTTGAGGCTCGTAACCCTTCTAACCCTGCTGTTGTATCTGAAATCGATGGTGAGGTAACTATGGGTAAGGTAAAGCGTGGTAATCGTGAGATCATCGTGACATCTAAGACAGGCGATCAGAAGAAGTATCTTGTATCTCTTTCTAAGCAGATCTTGGTACAGGAACATGATGCTGTACGTGCTGGTACTCCTCTTTCTGATGGTAGTGTAACTCCTGGCGATATTCTCGCCATCATGGGTCCTACCGCTGTTCAGGAATATATTGTTAACCAGATCCAGGACGTTTACCGTCTTCAGGGTGTGGCTATTAATGATAAGCATTTTGAGGTTGTGGTACGTCAGATGATGCGTAAGGTTCGTATTGACGATCCAGGTGATACTACCTTCTTGGAGCAAGAGTTGGTTGATAAACTTGACTTTGCAGAAGAGAATGATCGTATCTGGGGTAAGAAGGTTGTTACTGACGGTGGTGATAGTGAAAGTCTCAAACCAGGTCAGATCATAACGGCTCGTAGATTGCGTGATGAAAATTCTGCATTGAAGCGTCGTGACTTGAAACTTGTACAGGTTCGTGATGCCGTATCTGCAACTTCTACACAGATCCTCCAGGGTATTACTCGTGCTGCTCTTGGTACTAAGAGCTTTATGAGTGCTGCATCATTCCAGGAAACTACTAAGGTCTTGAATGAGGCTGCTATCCGTGGTAAGGTTGATTACCTTGAGGGTATGAAGGAGAATGTTATCTGTGGTCACTTGATTCCTGCAGGTACTGGTCTTCGTCAGTGGGATAAGCTCATCGTTGGCTCTAAAGAAGAATATGAGCGTATGCAGGCTAATAAGAAAAATGTGCTCGACTATGCTGATTCTCCAATAGGAGAATAA
- a CDS encoding DUF3467 domain-containing protein: MEENKNNQQQQNQFQMGISPEVAEGTYSNLALITHSSSDFILDFACALPGMPAPQIKSRVIMAPEHAKRLLQALQSNIYNYEQSFGKIKLSDEQERTIAPFGTPKGEA, from the coding sequence ATGGAAGAAAATAAGAATAATCAACAGCAGCAGAATCAGTTCCAGATGGGCATCAGCCCTGAAGTTGCAGAGGGTACATACTCTAACTTGGCACTGATTACTCATTCTAGTTCAGACTTCATCTTGGATTTTGCATGTGCACTTCCTGGCATGCCTGCACCTCAGATCAAGAGTCGTGTTATCATGGCACCTGAGCATGCTAAGCGATTGCTCCAGGCATTGCAGAGCAATATTTATAACTATGAGCAGTCCTTCGGTAAAATTAAGTTGTCTGATGAGCAAGAACGTACAATCGCTCCATTTGGCACACCAAAGGGTGAGGCATAA
- the rpsL gene encoding 30S ribosomal protein S12, whose product MPTISQLVRKGRRVLVDKSKSPALDSCPQRRGVCVRVYTTTPKKPNSAMRKVARVRLTNSKEVNSYIPGEGHNLQEHSIVLVRGGRVKDLPGVRYHIVRGTLDTAGVANRTQRRSKYGAKRPKAKK is encoded by the coding sequence ATGCCTACTATTTCACAGTTAGTAAGAAAAGGCAGACGAGTTCTTGTAGACAAGAGCAAGTCACCAGCTTTGGATTCTTGTCCTCAGCGTCGTGGTGTTTGTGTTCGTGTTTATACAACAACTCCTAAGAAGCCTAATTCAGCAATGCGTAAAGTTGCACGTGTACGTTTGACAAACTCAAAGGAAGTAAACTCTTATATTCCAGGAGAGGGTCACAACTTGCAGGAGCACTCAATTGTTTTGGTTCGCGGTGGTCGTGTAAAGGACCTTCCTGGTGTACGTTATCACATTGTCCGTGGTACACTTGATACTGCAGGTGTTGCGAATCGTACACAGCGTCGTTCTAAGTACGGAGCTAAGCGTCCTAAGGCAAAGAAGTAA
- the rpsG gene encoding 30S ribosomal protein S7, which translates to MRKAKPKKRVILPDPVFNDQKVSKFVNHLMYDGKKNTSYEIFYNALDIVKAKMSNEEKSALEIWKQALDNITPQVEVKSRRIGGATFQVPTEIRPDRKESISMKNLILFARKRGGKTMADKLAAEIMDAFNNQGGAFKRKEDMHRMAEANRAFAHFRF; encoded by the coding sequence ATGAGAAAAGCAAAACCAAAGAAGAGAGTGATCCTTCCAGATCCTGTCTTCAATGACCAGAAGGTCTCAAAGTTCGTAAATCATTTGATGTATGATGGAAAGAAGAATACATCTTATGAGATTTTCTACAATGCACTTGACATTGTAAAGGCTAAGATGTCTAACGAGGAAAAGTCTGCTCTTGAAATCTGGAAGCAGGCACTTGATAATATTACTCCTCAGGTAGAGGTTAAGAGCCGTCGTATCGGTGGTGCAACCTTCCAGGTTCCTACAGAGATTCGTCCTGATCGTAAGGAAAGTATTTCTATGAAGAATCTTATTCTTTTTGCACGTAAGCGCGGTGGTAAGACTATGGCTGATAAGCTTGCTGCAGAGATCATGGATGCTTTTAATAATCAGGGTGGTGCATTTAAGCGTAAGGAGGATATGCATCGTATGGCTGAGGCTAACCGTGCGTTCGCTCACTTTAGATTCTAA
- the fusA gene encoding elongation factor G has protein sequence MANRDLHLTRNIGIMAHIDAGKTTTSERILFYTGKTHKIGEVHDGAATMDWMAQEQERGITITSAATTCNWNYLGKSYKINLIDTPGHVDFTAEVERSLRVLDGAVATYSAADGVQPQSETVWRQADKYNVPRIGYVNKMDRSGANFFETVQQMKDILGANPIAIQIPIGAEENFKGVVDLIKMKAILWHDETMGAEYDVEDIPADLADEAAEWRDKLLEGAANFDDEVMELYLDGKDIPEEKLLAAIRKGCCAMECCPMLLGSSYKNKGVQPLLDYVCAFLPSPMDTPNIIGTNPDTEEEEDRKPSEDEPTSALAFKIATDPFMGRLVFFRVYSGKVVAGSYVYNPRSGKRERISRLFQMNSKQEIPMESIDAGDIGAGVGFKDIRTGDTLCDEEHPIVLESMTFPDTVISIAVEPKSQADIAKMDNGLAKLAEEDPTFTVRTDEQSGQTIISGMGELHLDIIIDRLKREFKVECNQGKPQVNYKEAITKTAQSRETYKKQSGGRGKFACIDVTIGPKDEDYKEGDLQFINEVKGGNVPKEFIPSVQKGFADCLSNGVLGGFPMTGLKVTLTDGSFHPVDSDQLSFELVAHQAFKVLCPKAGPVLMEPIMKVEVVTPEENMGDVIGDLNKRRGLVQGMEEGRSGARIVKAMVPLAEMFGYVTALRTITSGRATSSMEYDHHAPLSSTIAKAVLEEVKGHADLL, from the coding sequence ATGGCAAATCGCGATTTACATTTGACTCGTAACATCGGTATCATGGCGCATATCGATGCTGGTAAGACAACAACTTCTGAGCGTATTTTGTTCTATACAGGTAAGACTCATAAGATTGGTGAGGTACACGATGGTGCTGCTACAATGGACTGGATGGCCCAGGAGCAGGAGCGTGGTATTACTATCACTTCTGCGGCTACAACTTGTAATTGGAACTATCTCGGTAAGTCTTATAAGATCAACTTGATCGATACTCCGGGACACGTTGACTTCACTGCTGAGGTTGAGCGTTCTCTCCGTGTACTTGATGGTGCTGTTGCTACATATTCTGCAGCTGATGGTGTTCAGCCACAGTCTGAGACTGTATGGCGTCAGGCTGATAAGTATAATGTACCTCGTATCGGTTATGTAAACAAGATGGACCGTTCTGGTGCTAACTTCTTCGAGACAGTTCAGCAGATGAAGGATATCTTGGGCGCTAATCCAATTGCTATTCAGATTCCTATTGGTGCAGAGGAGAACTTCAAGGGTGTAGTTGACCTCATTAAGATGAAGGCTATCCTTTGGCACGATGAGACTATGGGTGCTGAGTATGATGTAGAGGATATCCCTGCAGACTTGGCTGACGAGGCTGCTGAGTGGCGTGATAAGCTCCTCGAGGGTGCTGCAAACTTCGATGATGAGGTTATGGAACTTTATCTCGATGGTAAGGATATTCCAGAAGAAAAGCTTCTTGCTGCTATCCGTAAGGGTTGCTGTGCTATGGAGTGCTGCCCAATGTTGCTCGGTTCTTCATACAAGAACAAGGGTGTTCAGCCATTGCTCGACTATGTATGTGCATTCTTGCCTTCACCAATGGATACTCCAAATATCATCGGTACTAACCCTGATACAGAGGAGGAAGAGGATCGTAAACCATCTGAGGATGAACCAACATCTGCTCTCGCATTTAAGATTGCTACTGACCCATTCATGGGCCGCTTGGTATTCTTCCGCGTTTACTCAGGTAAGGTCGTTGCCGGTTCTTATGTTTACAACCCACGTTCTGGCAAGCGCGAGCGTATCAGCCGTCTGTTCCAGATGAACTCTAAGCAGGAAATCCCAATGGAGTCTATCGATGCTGGTGATATCGGTGCAGGTGTAGGTTTCAAGGATATCCGTACAGGTGATACACTCTGTGACGAGGAACACCCAATCGTATTGGAGTCTATGACATTCCCTGATACTGTGATTTCTATCGCAGTAGAGCCAAAGAGCCAGGCTGACATCGCTAAGATGGATAATGGTCTCGCAAAGTTGGCTGAGGAGGATCCAACCTTCACAGTTCGTACAGACGAGCAGAGCGGTCAGACAATTATCTCTGGTATGGGTGAGCTCCACTTGGATATCATCATTGACCGTTTGAAGCGTGAGTTCAAGGTTGAGTGTAATCAGGGTAAGCCTCAGGTTAACTACAAGGAGGCTATCACTAAGACAGCTCAGAGCCGTGAAACTTATAAGAAGCAGTCTGGTGGTCGCGGTAAGTTCGCTTGTATCGATGTAACCATCGGTCCTAAGGACGAGGATTACAAGGAAGGCGACTTGCAGTTCATCAACGAGGTTAAGGGTGGTAACGTTCCTAAGGAATTCATCCCATCTGTACAGAAGGGCTTCGCTGATTGCTTGTCAAATGGTGTACTCGGTGGCTTCCCAATGACAGGTTTGAAGGTGACTTTGACCGATGGTAGCTTCCACCCAGTTGACTCTGACCAGTTGTCATTCGAGTTGGTAGCACATCAGGCATTCAAGGTACTTTGCCCTAAGGCTGGTCCTGTTTTGATGGAGCCTATCATGAAGGTAGAGGTTGTTACTCCAGAAGAGAACATGGGTGACGTAATCGGTGACTTGAACAAGCGCCGTGGTCTCGTTCAGGGTATGGAAGAAGGTCGTAGCGGTGCTCGCATCGTAAAGGCAATGGTTCCATTGGCTGAGATGTTCGGTTATGTAACAGCTTTGCGTACTATCACTTCTGGTCGTGCAACAAGTTCTATGGAGTACGATCATCATGCACCTCTTTCTTCAACAATTGCTAAGGCTGTGTTGGAGGAGGTTAAGGGTCACGCAGATCTTCTTTAA
- the rpsJ gene encoding 30S ribosomal protein S10 has product MSQKIRIKLKSYDHQLVDKSAEKIVKAVKATGAIVSGPIPLPTHKRIFTVNRSTFVNKKSREQFQLSDFKRLIDIYSSTAKTVDALMKLELPSGVEVEIKV; this is encoded by the coding sequence ATGAGTCAGAAAATCAGAATTAAGCTGAAGTCTTACGACCACCAGTTGGTTGACAAGTCAGCTGAGAAGATTGTGAAGGCTGTAAAGGCAACAGGCGCTATCGTTAGTGGTCCTATTCCATTGCCAACACACAAGCGTATTTTTACTGTAAACCGCAGTACTTTCGTTAACAAGAAGTCTCGCGAGCAGTTCCAGCTCTCAGATTTCAAGCGTCTCATTGACATCTACAGCTCAACAGCTAAGACAGTTGATGCCTTGATGAAGCTTGAATTGCCAAGTGGTGTAGAAGTAGAAATCAAAGTCTAA
- the rplC gene encoding 50S ribosomal protein L3: protein MPGLIGKKIGMTSVFSADGKNIPCTVIEVGPCVVTQVKTVEKDGYKAYQLGFEEAKEKRTSQPMMGIFKKAGTTPKKHLAEFKFDEEYNLGDTITVEIFNDCKFVDVIGTSKGKGFQGVVKRHGFGGVGQSTHGQDDRARKPGSIGACSYPAKVFKGMRMGGQMGGDRVTTQNLQVLKVIPEQNLLIVKGSFAGCKGSTVLIEK, encoded by the coding sequence ATGCCAGGATTAATTGGAAAGAAAATCGGAATGACATCCGTTTTCAGTGCCGACGGTAAGAATATTCCGTGCACTGTTATCGAAGTAGGTCCTTGTGTTGTAACCCAGGTGAAAACTGTAGAAAAGGATGGTTACAAGGCTTATCAGTTAGGTTTCGAAGAGGCAAAGGAGAAGCGTACTTCTCAGCCTATGATGGGAATCTTCAAGAAGGCAGGCACAACACCTAAGAAGCACTTGGCCGAGTTCAAGTTTGATGAGGAGTACAACCTCGGTGACACAATTACAGTTGAAATCTTCAACGATTGCAAGTTCGTTGATGTAATTGGTACATCAAAGGGTAAAGGCTTCCAGGGCGTTGTTAAGCGTCACGGATTCGGTGGTGTAGGTCAGTCTACTCACGGTCAGGATGACCGCGCTCGTAAGCCGGGATCTATTGGTGCTTGTTCTTACCCTGCAAAGGTATTCAAGGGTATGCGCATGGGCGGCCAAATGGGAGGTGACAGAGTTACAACTCAGAACCTTCAGGTGTTAAAGGTAATTCCAGAGCAGAATCTTCTTATTGTTAAGGGTTCTTTCGCTGGATGCAAAGGTTCAACTGTTTTAATTGAGAAATAA
- the rplD gene encoding 50S ribosomal protein L4: MEVSVLDIKGQETGRKVALNDAVFGIEPNDHVLYLDVKQYLANQRQGTAKSKERSEMSGSTRKLGRQKGGGGARRGDINSPVLVGGARVFGPKPRDYRFKLNKKVKILARKSALSYKAQESAIVMLEDFTFEAPKTKEFLSIIKNLKIEGKKVLFVLPESNKNVYLSARNLQRAEVILASNVNSYKVLNADVVVITEKSLETIDQILTK; this comes from the coding sequence ATGGAAGTTAGCGTATTAGATATCAAAGGTCAGGAGACCGGCCGCAAGGTAGCTCTTAATGATGCAGTCTTCGGCATTGAGCCTAACGATCACGTTCTCTATCTTGACGTAAAGCAGTATCTCGCTAACCAGCGTCAGGGTACAGCTAAGTCTAAGGAGAGAAGCGAGATGAGCGGTTCTACTCGTAAGCTTGGTCGTCAGAAGGGCGGCGGCGGTGCTCGCCGTGGTGATATTAACTCACCTGTACTCGTAGGTGGTGCTCGCGTTTTTGGTCCTAAACCACGTGATTACCGCTTCAAGCTCAACAAAAAAGTAAAGATTCTTGCTCGTAAGTCTGCTCTGTCTTATAAGGCACAGGAAAGCGCAATCGTAATGTTGGAAGACTTTACATTTGAGGCTCCAAAGACTAAAGAATTCTTAAGTATTATTAAGAATCTTAAAATTGAGGGCAAAAAAGTGCTCTTCGTTTTGCCAGAATCAAATAAAAACGTATATTTGTCTGCACGTAACTTACAGCGCGCTGAGGTTATCCTCGCATCTAACGTCAATTCGTACAAAGTTTTGAACGCTGATGTAGTAGTGATTACAGAAAAGTCGCTGGAGACTATCGACCAGATCTTAACAAAATAA
- the rplW gene encoding 50S ribosomal protein L23 produces the protein MAFIIKPLVTEKMTKITDKQPNRYGFVVRPEANKLEIKKEVESLYNVTVVDVNTIRYAGKRSARYTKAGLVKGQKNAFKKAIVTLKEGDTIDFYSNI, from the coding sequence ATGGCATTTATTATCAAACCATTGGTTACTGAGAAGATGACCAAGATTACAGACAAGCAGCCTAACCGCTATGGCTTCGTTGTTCGTCCTGAGGCTAATAAGCTCGAGATTAAGAAGGAAGTTGAGAGTCTGTATAATGTTACAGTAGTTGACGTGAACACTATTCGTTACGCTGGCAAGCGCTCTGCCCGTTACACTAAGGCAGGTCTTGTTAAGGGTCAGAAGAATGCGTTCAAGAAGGCAATCGTTACTCTTAAGGAGGGCGATACAATTGATTTTTACAGCAATATTTAA
- the rplB gene encoding 50S ribosomal protein L2, translating into MAVRKLKPVTPGQRHKVIGTFEDITASVPEKSLVYGKRSTGGRNNTGKMTVRYIGGGHKQKYRLIDFKREKDGVPAVVKTIEYDPNRSARIALLYYADGEKRYIIAPNGLEVGATLMSGAEAAPEIGNCLPLANIPVGTVIHNIELRPGQGALLVRSAGNFAQLTSREGSYCVIKLPSGETRQILSACKATVGSVGNSDHALEQSGKAGRSRWLGRRPHNRGVVMNPVDHPMGGGEGRQSGGHPRSRKGLYAKGLKTRAPKKLSNKYIIERANKK; encoded by the coding sequence ATGGCAGTACGTAAATTAAAACCGGTTACTCCGGGTCAAAGACACAAGGTTATTGGCACGTTCGAGGATATTACTGCATCCGTGCCAGAGAAGTCTCTCGTTTACGGTAAACGTTCTACCGGCGGTCGAAACAACACCGGTAAGATGACCGTTCGCTACATTGGCGGTGGTCACAAGCAGAAGTATCGTTTAATCGACTTCAAACGTGAGAAAGATGGTGTTCCAGCAGTTGTTAAGACAATCGAGTACGATCCAAACCGTTCGGCTCGTATCGCATTGCTTTACTACGCTGATGGTGAAAAACGTTACATTATTGCTCCTAACGGACTTGAGGTAGGCGCTACTTTGATGTCAGGTGCAGAAGCTGCTCCTGAGATCGGTAACTGTCTTCCTTTGGCAAACATCCCTGTAGGTACAGTGATCCACAACATCGAGTTGCGTCCTGGTCAGGGTGCTTTGTTGGTTCGTTCGGCTGGTAATTTTGCTCAGTTGACTTCTCGTGAGGGCAGTTATTGTGTAATTAAGCTCCCTTCTGGTGAAACACGCCAGATTTTGAGTGCTTGTAAAGCTACAGTTGGTAGTGTTGGTAACTCTGACCACGCTCTTGAACAGTCTGGTAAGGCTGGACGTTCTCGCTGGTTGGGTCGTCGTCCACACAACCGTGGTGTTGTTATGAACCCTGTTGATCACCCAATGGGTGGTGGTGAAGGTCGCCAGAGTGGTGGTCACCCACGTTCACGTAAGGGCTTGTACGCTAAGGGTCTTAAGACTCGCGCACCTAAGAAGCTTTCTAACAAGTATATTATCGAAAGAGCTAACAAAAAATAA
- the rpsS gene encoding 30S ribosomal protein S19, producing the protein MSRSLKKGPYINVSLEKKILAMNESGKKNVVKTWARASMISPDFVGHTVAVHNGNKFIPVYVTENMVGHKLGEFAPTRRFGGHSGNRK; encoded by the coding sequence ATGAGTCGTTCACTTAAAAAAGGTCCATACATCAACGTTTCTCTCGAGAAGAAAATTCTCGCTATGAACGAGAGTGGCAAGAAGAATGTTGTTAAGACATGGGCTAGAGCTTCAATGATATCTCCTGATTTCGTAGGACATACTGTTGCAGTTCATAACGGTAACAAATTTATCCCTGTTTATGTTACAGAGAATATGGTTGGCCACAAGCTTGGAGAGTTTGCTCCAACACGTCGCTTTGGCGGTCACTCTGGTAACAGAAAGTAA